GGTGGCATTAAGCTTTGATGCAGCATGGGGGAATGGTAGATAAGGACTGTAAAAATAATTCAATTTTAATATTGTCCATGGACTAATCATGCAGTTAAATAATAAATATTGAAAAAGGAGAAATCTACATTAAAAAAGGAGCTTTTGCAAGGATTTACTAATCCATGAGCGAAAACTCCTCTTCTATTTTGTTCTCCTATCAGTAATGCGGAGAGTTATAAAGCAAATCATTCGTCATAAAGTTTTAAAGGTAGATTATTATAAACTTCTATACAAAAGTTTATACCCGTCTTTTTGAATACAGGTAGCCTGCAAGACATACTAAGCAACAGAAGAGGATAAAAACGCTTGCATATAAAGGGGTTGAGATAAGTCCTCCTACTAATATAATGAGAGAGCCTAAAAGACCAAGGATAGGACAGACAACACCTTTAAAGAAGCTGGTTATGATATTTTTTTTCTTAAGCTTAAGTACTTTTATATAAAGCAGAATATAGCAAATATAGCTGAAAACGATGGCATTCTCGCTTATATCACCGCCTTTAAAAATATTACTTTTTAGAGAGAAATAATGCAGTAGCATCCAGACCACACAAGTTAAATAAGAGCAGAGAGCAGAAGACAGCGAAAGCTCATATTTTGGATGAATTTTTGCAAGGGTTTTTGAATCCGGAAGCATTTTTTTAAAGGCTAGATTTTGCGGCATACGAATACTGCCAAGTGTCATACCATTAACAACGCCGAGGATGGATATAATAATAAAAATAAGTAAAAGCCTTATACCGAAATTACCAAAAAGAATTTCACCAGCTTTATTCACTGCTTCATTTCCCGTTGCCATGATATAATCAGGACCTAACATAGTATTTAGCCCCAAGAAATATAGCAGATAAACAATTAGAACCGTTAAAGGGCCAATGATAAGTGCCAGGGGCATGTTTTTTTTAGGATTCTCAACCTCATTAGTAATATTAATAGAGACTATCCAGCCATCAAAGGAAAAGGCGATAGAAGGTAAGGCGGCAAGCCATGCAAGTCCAATATTAGAGTTTGGGATTAAGGCAGTTCCTTCTGGTATTTTAATGTCTTGTCCAGAATAGAATAGACCGGTTAGGGCAATCAAAAATAAAGGTATTAACTTTACTATTGTGGTTATATTTTGTATATGTCCGCCTAGTTTATACGAGAGGGTATTAATACAATAAAATACGGTAAAAATGATAAGTCCTAGAATAACTTGTTGTTCTACACTTCCCTCTATGCCTAAAAAAGAGAATATATAAATTGCAGTTACCCATGAAATAACGACAATAATGGTAGGAAAATAAATAAATGTCTGAAACCAACCAAAACCATTGGCTGAACTTACTGAGATAAATTCTTCATAGTATCCAATAATTCCTCCATCATGTTTTGTACGAACTGCAAACTCTGAAAGAGTAAGACTGCCAAAGATGATGCTAAAGGCACCTATGATAAATGCAATAACACCAAGTTCTACACTTCCTCCTGTATAAATTAATACATCGTCACTTTTAAAAAAGATACCCGAACCGATTACTATACCGATTATCATGGTGGTAGCTGTAAACAGCCCGTAATGTTGTTTATTTTTATTGTCCATAAAACTCCTTACTGTGTGTTGTTTTTACAATACTGTACTATTTTAATAGCAGATATGAATTTTGTCAAAATCTTTTAAACAATTTGTTTAAATATTATTCTATTATAATTAATAATTTTGGAATTATGTTCGATATAATGAGTAAATCAGAATTCGGAGGCTTGAGATGATGAAACGAATTAACGACTCGGTGCAGTTTTAACTGACAGCAGATTGTATCGAGGTTAATTACTAGGTTTGACTTATGTTGTCAGAAACTGCACCAATCAAAATATATTAATTTTTGAAAGGAAGCAGAAAAGATGAATGTAGAAGAATTAAAAGTAATCTGGAAAAAAGAAGAGGAAATTGCACATATACATGGATGGGACTTCTCTCATATTCATGGGAGATATGAGGAAGAAAACGACTTGCCATGGGATTACGAGAAAATAGTTAGACAGTATTTAAATAGTAAATCAAATATCTTAGACTATGATACTGGCGGCGGTGAGTTTTTACTATCATTAAATCATCCATATAGTAGAACATCAGCAACAGAAGGTTTTAAACCAAATGTTGATTTGTGCAGAGAAAAACTACTCCCCCTTGGGATAAACTTTAAGGCGTGTGATAAACCATCCGAAATACCATTTGGTAATGAAACATTTGATGTGATTATAAATCGTCATGGGGATTTCAACGCTATAGAATTATATAGGCTTCTAAAAAATGATGGTGTATTTATAACGCAGCAAGTCGGTAGTGATAATGAGAGAGACTTAGTAGAAATGGTTTTGCCAGGAAGTACGAAACCATTTCCGCATTTGAATCTTAAACAACAGCGTAAAGTATTTGATAATGCAGGATTTCAAATCATTCAAGCCGAAGAAGCATATAGACCTATCTACTTCTACGATGTTGGTGCATTTGTATGGTTTGCACACATAATAGAATGGGAGTTTCCTATTTTTTCAGTGGAAAGGTGTTTTTCTCAATTATTAGAAATGCAGAGAATCATTAATGAAACTGGTAAAATTGAGGGAACGATACATCGCTATTTAATGATTGCGAAGAAATAGCTTAAAAGACAGGTATAGAAAAAGTTGCCAAGGACTCTCTTAAAGTGTTCTTGGCAACTTTCTTAGTATGAGTATTTTACACTGCGGAATTTGAGTACCACCTTTGCTTTTTGAATCAAAATAAGAAGATGGCCCTCAACTATGTAAAAAGCAGATACTAAAAACTCCTACTTATGATATTTTCCTGTACATTTTTCTACCAGTATTTCAATAACCGCAGTACCTTTTACCATGTTTTCGGGGAGCTCTTTTCCTACGAATTGAGGTGTGTATTTTTCTACTAACTTGTTTAAAACTTCTCGTTTGTATAAGGCATCTGATAGGATTTGGGCAGTTCCAGTTAGAACTACACTGTTGTAAATTGCTTCTGTATCACAGGCATTCTTTTCGCCCGGTTGAAGCCCTAACAACTCGTTAACCTCAAAGCATACCTTTGGATTGTGATTCACATTGTCAATCTTCTGACCTTTAGGCAATCCATGCAGATAGATCTTGCCGTTGTAGTAAACAAAGTGCATGGAAATGACATAGGGATATCCATCTTCACGTATTGTTCCTAAGCGCCCAGTTTCTGCTCTTTGTAGAAGTTTTTTAATGTCTTCTTCTGTCAATTGAAAGTGCTTCATTCGATATTGCATATGTTTTCCTCCTGATTTATATATAATATTGCCTTAACATGTTTTATTGCTAATTGCATACTTATATTATATAATAAAAGTGTACCTGTTAAAAGGTACACTTATTGACTTTATTAGTGGGTACACTAGAGAAGAGGTAATATGATTTATATAGATAAAGAGTCAGGGCGACCTTTGTATGAGCAGATTTATACGCAGATACAGAGAGATATTATTTTAGGAAATATCCCTCAAGGAACAATTTTACCCGGAATTCGTACATTATCAAAGACTTTAGGCGTTGCACGTAACACAGTTGAAAAAGCCTATACACAATTGGCGGTTGAAGGATATACCTATTCTCAAAAAGGTGCAGGATTTATAGTCGAGTGCACAGGGAAAATGAATGTTGTCAAACAACTGGAAAATTTGCCTTTGGTAGTATCAGACAAGCCAAGTCATGAAAAGATATCTGTAAATTTACTATACGATTTTCAATATGGTAATTTTTCCGACCAATGCTTTCCTAAAGTTACATGGAGAAAGAGAATGTTAGAAGTACTATCCTCACCCTATTCCATTCACATGGCTCAATATTCCAACCGTCAGGGAAACTTTTCCTTACGCAATGAGCTTCGACAATATCTACATCAAACGCGTGGGGTATTTTGTACCGAAGACCAAATAATTATAGGGTCCGGTCTACATTATTCTCTGGATATTTTGTCTAAGCTATTAGGCAACAAAAGCATTGCAATGGAGGAGCCCGGATACTACGGAGCTAGAGAGGTGTTTCATAACAACGGATTACGGATATACCCTATCCCATCCCTAAAAGAGGGGCTTGATTTCACGCAGCTCAGCGAGTTGGATGTCAGTGCTGTTTATGTAACGCCATCTCATCAATTTCCTTATGGAACAGTTCTTCCGATTTCTAAGCGACAGGAACTGCTAGAATGGGCGGTTGAAAAAAACACCTATATTGTGGAAGATGATTATGACAGTGAATACCGGTATGATGCCAACCCGGTACCCTCACTACAGTCTATTGATTGCAATGACCGAGTTATTTATTTGGGTACCTTTTCTAAATCCCTTTCTCCGTCTTTGCGTGTCAATTATATGGTGCTTCCCAGACACTTACTCCCTACTTATCATAAAATGTTTTCAACTTATAGTAGTCCTGTTGCTTGGCTAACACAAGAGGTGCTTGCTGTTTTCCTTCATTCGGGAGACTATGCGCGGCACGTAAGGCGAATGTGCGCAACCTTTCGAAAGCGACACGATACTTTTTTACAAGAGATGTCGTCGCAGTTTGGAGAGAAAATTGCAATTTATGGAAAAGGTGCTGGTTTGCACTTTTTATTAGAATTCTTGGATGGATCGAATGCCGATACATGTATTCAGAAAGCCGAGGAAGCAGGCATACGGATATATTCCATAAAACCATTTTGGAGTAATCAAGAAGCTTGCCCTCAAAATATCCTTTTTGCAGGCTATAGTTTATTAGATGAGCATCAGATAAGGGAGGTTCTCCCACTTTTAAAACAGATATGGTATCCATAAATACCACCACTTAAGCTGTTTACTTAGTAGACAGCTTTTATTTGTTGGTAGGTAATTACAAAAGATTTTGTCACATATAATGGGAATAAGCTAACAAGATAAAAAAGAAATCTGTTAATAAAATTTTAAAAAGATATTGAAAGTAGACAGTCCTCTTTCGATATCTTTTTTTTATTGCTGTCCTATCGGCATGACGGGGGAACATATAATACTTATCTCTTTTCTTAAGGTGGTGTTGCAACACCACCTTAAAACATAAGAAGAGGTAGGTAAATAAAAAGAGAAGAGAGGATTTTATTATGTGTGAAGTAATTGCAATTGCAAATCAGAAAGGTGGAGCTGGAAAGACCACAACAACAAAGAACTTAGGAAGAGCGTTAGGGGCATTAGGCAAAAAAGTCTTGGAGATTGATTTTGACCCTCAAAATAGCTTATCAACCTCTTTAGGTTATGACAGTACGGAGGAAGAGCCGTTCACCATTGGAGATTTAGTTGACCGAACAATTGAAATGAAACCGTTACCAAGGAAAGAAGAGTATATAAAGCACCTGGAGCATGTTGATGTGATATTAAGCAATATTATTTTATCAGCCAGTGATATGAAATTAGTTGGGATCATGGAGAGGGAATACATATTGAAAAGTATCATAGAGGTGGTAAAGCCGGATTATGATTATATCTTAATAGACTGCAATCCATCCTTAGGTATGCTTGTTGTGAATGCTTTAGCAGCGTGTGATACAGTGATAATACCTGTAGACAGCAATTATCTGGCAAGTAAAGGGTTGGAGCTGTTTTTAAAGACTGTTTTTAAGATAAGGAAAAGAATAAATACTAAGATTGTAATTAAGGGTATTTTGTTAACAAAATTTATAGGAACGACTAACCTATCCAAAGAATCATTAAGTGATATTAATGAAGCTTATGGCTCAGGGATAAATATATTTGAAACCAAGATACCTAACTCCGTAAAGGTTGGAGAATCTGATAAGGAAGGGATAAGTATTATAGATTTTAAGCCAAATAATAATGTTTCTGTAGCTTACATGAAATTAGCCAGGGAGGTAGTGGAAAATGGCAGGTAAATTAGCAGCTTTGGAGGCATTATTTGGTGACGATAATAAATCTGCTGAAGGTGGAAAGATTACGGTAAATACAGAACAGTTAATCCCCTTTGCAAATCATCCTTTTAAGCTTTATACAGGAAAAAGATATGACGATATGGTAAGGAGTGTAAAAGAATTCGGGATAATACAACCCCTTATAGTAAGACCGGTTGTTGCTAACACAGTGGAAGTTCATGAATACCAGGATAAAATAAATAAGTATGAAATCCTTGCTGGACATAACCGCTGGAACTGTGCGATAGAAGCTGGATTAAAGGAAGTTCCGGTTATAATCATGGAAGGACTATCAGAAGACGAAGCAATGCTGATAGTCACAGAAACGAACCTGATTCAACGTTCCTTTACCGATTTACTTCATTCAGAGAGGGCGTTGGTTCTGGCAAGGCACCACGAGGCTTTGAAATGTCAGGGAAAAAGAAAGGATCTAATTGAAGATGTCAAAAACCTCTTAAATATGCATGAAATCAATGATGAGGGAACTTCTGGTCCACTGGACCAGAAGTTATCATCAAGAGAGGTAATGGGTAAGGAATATAGTTTATCAGGAAGTAGCATTGCAAGATATTTGAGAATCAATAGTCTTTCAGATGAATTAAAAAAATATATAGATACAGAAGAAATAAGTATTCGAGCAGGTGTGGAGCTATCCTATTTAAGTGAAGACAACCAAATCTATCTAGTCGATATTCTAAACAATAATAATTACAAAGTGGATATAAAAGTAGCTGGAGAACTTCGTGACTTACAAAAACAAAATAAACTAGATGAATCTGTAATGGAGAGTGTTTTGGCAGGAACTTATAACAAGCCTAAAAAAGCACTCTCCATTTTTAAAGGAATTAAAGTAAAACCTAATATAATAAAAAAATACTTTAATGAAAAACAGAGTGCGAACGAAGTAGAAGAAATAATAGATAAAGCATTAGCGCTCTACTATCAGAACAATGGAGGTAGCAACAATGAATAGCACTCAGAATAAAAAGAGAATTATAAAAAGTCATAGTGACATACTTACGGTTCAACAGGCAATAAATGATTTGTACAATGAGTATAAAAAGATGGGTTATGATATGATTCGGAAGATTTTAAATGCATTTACATATCGTCTGGATGACGGCTCAGTGGCTATTGTTTATTGGGACAAAGGTAATATTTATGAAAAAGTAGTTGAATCTAAGGGGGGACAATAGCATGAAACTTTTAACTGAGAGAAAGAAATTAGCTGATACAGGTAAGCTGAAAATGTGTATGGCCGAGTATGATGGCTCTTGGCTTCCTTATCAACAACCATTTGAAAAAGTAACAGTTGATTGGTTACTTGTAGAACTCACTTATGATGATTGTACCCGTAAGGAGGAGATAGCTAAATATTTGGAAAATAAATTTAAGAGCATGGAGCAACAACTTAGTAAATTTGATAAAATGAAAATACAATTAAAAAGCATAGCGGCATTCCTTATGGAAAATAAGTGAGAAGGGATAAACAATGATATATACGAATATCGAAATAGTTCCGGCTTGTACGGAGCTTGAGTATCAGGAGTATTTGGAAGAAGATATGAATAGGTATAATAAGGTATGTAAAAAAGAGAAAGTTTTGAAAGGTTGTAATTTAGCAAGTACTTTGATTATTATTTTAATATTATTAGTTGTATATATAAAGAATACTAACGAAGCTGCATGGTTATCAATTATATTGATTCCTCTAGTAGCATATTTTGCATTTATCCGACATGATGCTATAAGCGAATATTACAAAAAGCTTAAACAGAATAAAGGTAAAATCGTGGATGGTATGGTAATAAGTCATAGGCTATATGACAAAGAAATCCTTTGTTTTTTACTGGATTGCTTCGTACTAGAGTTAGAAGACAAGGAACACTTAGTTAGCGCCGAGCAACTTGACAAGAAGATTTATGATGTTGTGAATATGTCAACTCTTAAGGATAAGGTAATTATTAATTTAAAACAAAATAAGATATACATACCATATAAAAGATAATCTACCAATTTTCAAAAGGTAAGTTATTTTTTTACTATTACATTCGCCTGCAACTTTTTTTGTTTAATATATCACATTAGTAATGCCTTAACAGACCTTCCCGGTGGATTAGCCACCGGGGGAAAGGAGAAAGAAAGAATTGAATAATGAAAGCTTTATATGGCTGGTATGTTCACTAATGCTTATAATGACCATACCTAAATGCGTTAATATTTTCTTTGATGGTAAGATCTCAAAGCAATGGAGAAAAATATCGGATAAGTTAGACCTTGACAGCTTGTTTTCAGGCTTGTTTTTTTTATTGGCAGGTGCTTTAATAGGGTATTTATCATGGGAGTATATTGAATTACAAAAGGCTAAATATTTTATATTCCCATTTGCTTTCTTATATATCATCATTGGTGCCATATGGACTTCCATATGGCTGGCTGTCGTTCTCATCGAGTTACTTATTTTTATTGTAAAGATAAGTATGAGATGTGTTATTAAGTTAAGCCAAAAGACTGGTTTTGGAGGAGATAAAAAAGGATGAAGCATGAAATAGATATTGAAAAAGAACTGGAGAGGTCATTTCAACAATGGGAAAACCTATATATTTATGGAGGTAGCGATCCTTTCCATAGTGATGGAGTAAATTTAAGTCTTGGTGGTAATTGTTTAATGACTAAAATTCTAAAATCAGGGTATTATGAGACTTTTATTTGATAACCTCAATTAGGAAGGAGATAAATATGAAGAAGAAAATCATTGAAATGTTGATTATTTTAACAATAGTTTTTATGTTTACAGGTTGTGAACTGGAAGAAAGCGGTGCAACATTAGAAAATGAAACAATAGGAACAATAGGAGAGGATTCAGTAATTGAAATACAAGAAAAGGACATGACCAATCTTGAAACGAATCACATTATTGAATTTAATAATATAGATTTGAAATTCAAACCTATATATTCTATCGAAAAGTCGAGAGCAAAGAATTGGTTATTTACACAATCATCATCCATTAACCTTTCTTTGGGCATAGAGGACGTTCCAGACGGTATTAATGTTATGGTATCACAAGTGTATAGTGATATATCATTGTTATCTAAATATGCAAAATACAATGGTATTCGACAAGACAGCATAAACATTGATTATCATTCATTACCAACTGGTGGGGTAACAATAAGAGAATCAGATGCATACACTATGCCCTTTCAAGTAGAAGGAGTAGATAAAAGTGAAACATTTTTTTATATGTATAATGGATATGGTACATCTTCCACCTCTCGAATAACAGAATCTGAATTAGGAGAAGCAGTACAAGGAGCAGTTTTAAATGTTGTTTGGACAATCCTAATAGAGGATGAATCGACAGGTAACTTATACATAAAAACTATAAATGACAGGGTTGGAATACCCTATAATCGAATTCTAAAAGAATAAATCGTAAGAGAACATATTATTGTAGCAAACAAAAAGGGTCTATCGAATCAAATCGATAACCCTCTTTTTATAAGTCCTTAAACCCTTTAAGGGCTTATAAAAGGAGGGAGTAAAAAAACACAGCGAGGTGAATATGAACAAACTAGAACAGTTAAGACAGCTATACAATGACACCATATTTAAAATGCTGAATGACACGGAAACGTGGAAGGAATTTCTACGGTATGCCGGGCACATGTACAAATATGATTTTGTTACTTTAGTAACGGCATTTGCACAAAACAAAGAGTATGCCCAGTTGGCTTCCTATGATGACTGGAAAGCAGTTGGCAGGCAGGTAAGACGTGGAGAGAAAAGCTTACCGGTCCTTATCAAAAATCAGCATGGAACTGCTAACTTTTTTGATGTCAGTCAGCTTTATGGTAATAAGAAACTATGGATATGGGAAATTGAACAGTCTGAACGTCAGGTGTTTGAAAAACGTTTTATGCAAAAGCATAAGGACTTTAGTAATGAACATTTCAAAACTTTTGAAGATATTCAGTTTCAAATGGCTATTAGTAGTTGGAAAGATATTTATAGTAAGGTTACAAAATTAGATTTAAAAAAGGCATTAATGACTGATTTCCTGTACCAGAGCATTGACTACATGGTACAATACAGACAAGGGCAATTAACAGAGGAAACTACGAAGTATTTTTCTTATTTGCCGGAAACCATTAATGAAGTTACCATACATGACCTTGGTTATTATACAGTAAAAGCAGCAAGAGAGTTGTTATTGAAAAGTAAGGAAATCATAGTGGAAATAAGGAAGGAGACTACATATGAACGGGGACAGGAAGATAGAGCCATTAGCAAACGGAATGATGATGGAGTACGAGGAGAAGGACGGCCTTTGGTTTGGAGTAACGGAGGAAACAGAGAAAGCCAAGATAGCGCAGCCACTGACCAAATACGGGAATCTGGCACTGAAATATTGGGAGAGCGAAAAGGAACTGGAACTGCAACATCTAATCATAGAGGGAAAACTAAACGAGACAATGCTTCAGATACAGAATCAAGCCGAGGAAATGATGGAACAGCTTCAGGAGAAGATGTTGAAAGAAGATCCCATACGGAATCCACAGGATACGATGGAAACGTATCGTCACCGTCAGAGAATCCACGACCAGGCGGAGGAAATCGTACTTCGGGAAATAGTTTACAATTAGAGCTTACTTTTGAACAACCGTATATGGAATTAGAAAGGGAAGAAGTAAAAACTACTTCTTCTTTTTTTGTACAAAAAAAAGATTTTACAAATACTCTAACAGAAAAACGGGCTAACCCTCAACCAGAGAAAATGGAAGATATCTCTGTACAGACTGTACCTCATGAAAAACGTAACTACAGATATCAATTAGAACATGAAGTACAGGGAGGAAGTAAAACAAGGTATCAGCATAATGTCGCTGCCATCCGGTTATTAAAGCAACTGGAAGAACATCACAAGCTTGCTAATAAGGAAGAACAGATTGTATTAAGCAAGTATGTAGGATGGGGAGGGTTAGCGGCAGCCTTTGACGAAAGAAATAGTTCATGGACGAATGAATATGCGGAATTAAAGGAGTTGCTTACGGAGGAGGAATATAAAAGTGCAAGAGCATCAACAACCACTGCATTTTATACACCCCCTGAGATTATAAAAGGAATCTACCAGGCATTTAAACAATTTGGCTTTCATGGAGGCAATCTATTAGAACCCTCCCTTGGAATCGGTAGATTCTTTTCCCATATTCCAGATGAAATTGAAAAGAACACAAGGCTATATGGTGTAGAACTTGATACCATTTCAGGGAGAATTGCAAGGCAGCTCTATCAGAAAGCAAATATCCAGATTACGGGATATGAACAGGCAGACTTACCGGATAACTTTTTTGATGCAGCCATAGGAAATATTCCATTTGGAGATTTTAAGGTGTTTGATAAAAGATACCAGAAACATAACTTCCACATTCATGATTACTTCTTTGGTAAGACCATTGATAAAGTTCGTGCCGGCGGAATCATAGCTTTTGTTACCAGTAAGGGAACGATGGATAAGGGAAATCCTATGGTACGTAAATACTTGGCAGAACGGCTTGATTTAATTGGAGCAATCAGACTGCCAAATACAGCCTTTCAAAAGGAAAATACGGAAGTGACCAGTGATATATTATTCTTTCAGAAAAGAGAGAGGATGCAGGTTGCAGAACTAGAGTGGGTATATACAGGACTGACAGAAGACAAAGTACCAGTGAATCAATACTTTATAAGCCATCCGGAAATGATGCTTGGCAAAATGGTGTTTGATACAAAGATGTTTGGAGAGGGAAGCAAGTATACCACTCTGATTCA
The nucleotide sequence above comes from Anaerocolumna cellulosilytica. Encoded proteins:
- a CDS encoding APC family permease, with product MDNKNKQHYGLFTATTMIIGIVIGSGIFFKSDDVLIYTGGSVELGVIAFIIGAFSIIFGSLTLSEFAVRTKHDGGIIGYYEEFISVSSANGFGWFQTFIYFPTIIVVISWVTAIYIFSFLGIEGSVEQQVILGLIIFTVFYCINTLSYKLGGHIQNITTIVKLIPLFLIALTGLFYSGQDIKIPEGTALIPNSNIGLAWLAALPSIAFSFDGWIVSINITNEVENPKKNMPLALIIGPLTVLIVYLLYFLGLNTMLGPDYIMATGNEAVNKAGEILFGNFGIRLLLIFIIISILGVVNGMTLGSIRMPQNLAFKKMLPDSKTLAKIHPKYELSLSSALCSYLTCVVWMLLHYFSLKSNIFKGGDISENAIVFSYICYILLYIKVLKLKKKNIITSFFKGVVCPILGLLGSLIILVGGLISTPLYASVFILFCCLVCLAGYLYSKRRV
- a CDS encoding pyridoxamine 5'-phosphate oxidase family protein — protein: MQYRMKHFQLTEEDIKKLLQRAETGRLGTIREDGYPYVISMHFVYYNGKIYLHGLPKGQKIDNVNHNPKVCFEVNELLGLQPGEKNACDTEAIYNSVVLTGTAQILSDALYKREVLNKLVEKYTPQFVGKELPENMVKGTAVIEILVEKCTGKYHK
- a CDS encoding ParB N-terminal domain-containing protein; translation: MAGKLAALEALFGDDNKSAEGGKITVNTEQLIPFANHPFKLYTGKRYDDMVRSVKEFGIIQPLIVRPVVANTVEVHEYQDKINKYEILAGHNRWNCAIEAGLKEVPVIIMEGLSEDEAMLIVTETNLIQRSFTDLLHSERALVLARHHEALKCQGKRKDLIEDVKNLLNMHEINDEGTSGPLDQKLSSREVMGKEYSLSGSSIARYLRINSLSDELKKYIDTEEISIRAGVELSYLSEDNQIYLVDILNNNNYKVDIKVAGELRDLQKQNKLDESVMESVLAGTYNKPKKALSIFKGIKVKPNIIKKYFNEKQSANEVEEIIDKALALYYQNNGGSNNE
- the pdxR gene encoding MocR-like pyridoxine biosynthesis transcription factor PdxR, whose protein sequence is MIYIDKESGRPLYEQIYTQIQRDIILGNIPQGTILPGIRTLSKTLGVARNTVEKAYTQLAVEGYTYSQKGAGFIVECTGKMNVVKQLENLPLVVSDKPSHEKISVNLLYDFQYGNFSDQCFPKVTWRKRMLEVLSSPYSIHMAQYSNRQGNFSLRNELRQYLHQTRGVFCTEDQIIIGSGLHYSLDILSKLLGNKSIAMEEPGYYGAREVFHNNGLRIYPIPSLKEGLDFTQLSELDVSAVYVTPSHQFPYGTVLPISKRQELLEWAVEKNTYIVEDDYDSEYRYDANPVPSLQSIDCNDRVIYLGTFSKSLSPSLRVNYMVLPRHLLPTYHKMFSTYSSPVAWLTQEVLAVFLHSGDYARHVRRMCATFRKRHDTFLQEMSSQFGEKIAIYGKGAGLHFLLEFLDGSNADTCIQKAEEAGIRIYSIKPFWSNQEACPQNILFAGYSLLDEHQIREVLPLLKQIWYP
- a CDS encoding class I SAM-dependent methyltransferase; the protein is MNVEELKVIWKKEEEIAHIHGWDFSHIHGRYEEENDLPWDYEKIVRQYLNSKSNILDYDTGGGEFLLSLNHPYSRTSATEGFKPNVDLCREKLLPLGINFKACDKPSEIPFGNETFDVIINRHGDFNAIELYRLLKNDGVFITQQVGSDNERDLVEMVLPGSTKPFPHLNLKQQRKVFDNAGFQIIQAEEAYRPIYFYDVGAFVWFAHIIEWEFPIFSVERCFSQLLEMQRIINETGKIEGTIHRYLMIAKK
- a CDS encoding ParA family protein, which codes for MCEVIAIANQKGGAGKTTTTKNLGRALGALGKKVLEIDFDPQNSLSTSLGYDSTEEEPFTIGDLVDRTIEMKPLPRKEEYIKHLEHVDVILSNIILSASDMKLVGIMEREYILKSIIEVVKPDYDYILIDCNPSLGMLVVNALAACDTVIIPVDSNYLASKGLELFLKTVFKIRKRINTKIVIKGILLTKFIGTTNLSKESLSDINEAYGSGINIFETKIPNSVKVGESDKEGISIIDFKPNNNVSVAYMKLAREVVENGR